A single Argentina anserina chromosome 7, drPotAnse1.1, whole genome shotgun sequence DNA region contains:
- the LOC126802965 gene encoding cytochrome P450 704C1-like, with the protein MEFFYFICTCTISVLSLFLTFFCYLMLKIFTGKSIGNPTYAPVKGTVFHLLFYYNKLYDYQTRVARGTPTHRILAPDFSLLYTTDPRNIEHVLKTNFAYYSKGVYNQEIMCDIFGQGIFIVDGEKWRHQRKLASYEFSTRVLRDFSCSVFRRSAAKLVKVIFEFSDSNGVFDMQDLLMRCTLDSIFKVGFGVELNCLEGSRKEGIEFMKAFDESTALTYWRFVDPLWKLKKFLNVGSEATLRKHVKVIRDFVHQLIKSKRDVRAGQKHNDDKEDILSRFLLESEKNPEEMNDKYLSDIILNFMIAGKDSSANTLSWLLYILSKNPLIQEKVSQEVRYVVGLNHGANVDEFVASITDSTLEQMHYLHATLTETLRLYPAVPVDGRCAEIDDILPDGFRVKKGDGVNYMTYAMGRMTYIWGKDAEDFRPERWLKDGIFQSESSFKFVAFHAGPRICLGKDFAYRQMKIVAMALLYFFRFKLADEAKEVNYRTMFTLHIDGSLPMLAVRRTMDSYKGKSITFV; encoded by the exons ATGGAGTTTTTCTACTTCATTTGCACCTGCACTATTTCAGTACTCTCTCTTTTCCTAACCTTCTTCTGTTATCTCATGCTCAAGATCTTCACAGGCAAATCCATAGGAAACCCAACCTATGCACCAGTGAAAGGCACAGTCTTTCATCTGCTCTTCTACTACAACAAACTCTATGACTACCAAACCCGAGTGGCCAGAGGAACCCCAACTCACCGGATTCTGGCCCCGGACTTCAGTTTATTATACACAACTGACCCAAGAAATATTGAACATGTTCTCAAGACCAACTTTGCATATTATTCAAAAGGGGTGTACAATCAGGAAATCATGTGTGATATTTTTGGCCAAGGgatttttattgttgatggAGAAAAGTGGAGACACCAGAGGAAGCTTGCGAGCTATGAGTTCTCAACGAGGGTTCTTAGAGATTTCAGCTGTTCTGTTTTCAGAAGAAGTGCTGCAAAATTGGTTAAAGTCATTTTTGAGTTTTCGGATTCAAATGGGGTTTTTGATATGCAG GACTTGCTTATGAGGTGTACCTTGGATTCCATATTcaaagttggatttggagtagaGCTAAATTGCTTGGAAGGGTCAAGAAAAGAAGGGATAGAATTCATGAAGGCCTTCGATGAGTCAACTGCTTTAACTTATTGGCGATTTGTTGATCCTCTctggaaattgaaaaaatttcTCAACGTAGGTTCTGAGGCTACCCTTAGAAAGCATGTCAAAGTCATACGAGATTTTGTGCACCAACTTATCAAGAGCAAGAGAGATGTGCGAGCTGGCCAGAAACATAAT GATGACAAGGAGGACATTCTTTCACGGTTTCTATTGGAGAGTGAAAAGAATCCAGAGGAAATGAACGATAAATATCTAAGTGATATCATTCTGAATTTTATGATTGCTGGGAAAGATTCAAGTGCTAATACACTCTCATGGCTCTTGTACATTCTCAGCAAGAACCCTCTAATACAGGAAAAAGTTTCACAAGAAGTTAGGTATGTTGTTGGTCTGAATCATGGAGCTAATGTCGACGAATTTGTGGCCAGTATAACTGATTCAACTCTTGAACAAATGCATTATCTTCATGCAACACTAACGGAGACCTTGAGGCTATACCCTGCTGTTCCTGTG GATGGGAGGTGTGCAGAGATAGATGACATTCTTCCTGATGGCTTCAGAGTGAAAAAAGGAGATGGAGTAAACTACATGACCTATGCCATGGGCAGGATGACTTATATCTGGGGAAAAGATGCAGAGGATTTCCGACCAGAAAGATGGCTCAAGGATGGAATTTTCCAGTCTGAATCATCTTTCAAATTTGTCGCTTTTCAT GCCGGTCCACGGATCTGTCTAGGGAAGGATTTTGCTTACCGGCAGATGAAGATCGTAGCAATGGCTCTTCTTTATTTCTTCCGCTTCAAATTGGCCGATGAAGCAAAAGAAGTAAACTACCGGACCATGTTCACCCTTCACATTGATGGCAGTCTTCCCATGCTTGCAGTTCGAAGGACAATGGACTCATATAAAGGTAAATCGATCACATTTGTATAG